In a single window of the Nocardioides sp. L-11A genome:
- a CDS encoding PH domain-containing protein, with protein MATEHPEHPEQPPLPRTWRPLGPRIAAATFGVVLIGAFAWLWLQFDDETRAKVNNLEKATVILIVLLGLGLLNALARSRVVARADGLTIVNGYRTRRLAWSEVGTVRMPQGAPWPHLQQGEDQKISLLGIHASDGARAATAVRELRALVAAHHS; from the coding sequence GTGGCGACCGAGCACCCCGAGCACCCCGAGCAGCCCCCGTTGCCGCGCACCTGGCGCCCGCTCGGCCCGCGGATCGCCGCGGCCACCTTCGGCGTGGTCCTGATCGGCGCCTTCGCCTGGCTGTGGCTGCAGTTCGACGACGAGACCCGGGCCAAGGTCAACAACCTGGAGAAGGCGACGGTGATCCTCATCGTGCTGCTGGGCCTGGGCCTGCTCAACGCCCTCGCCCGCTCCCGGGTGGTGGCGCGCGCCGACGGGCTGACCATCGTCAACGGCTACCGCACCCGCCGGCTCGCCTGGTCCGAGGTCGGCACCGTACGGATGCCGCAGGGTGCCCCCTGGCCGCACCTGCAGCAGGGCGAGGACCAGAAGATCTCGCTGCTCGGCATCCACGCCTCCGACGGCGCCCGGGCCGCCACCGCGGTCCGGGAGCTGCGGGCACTCGTGGCGGCCCATCACTCCTGA
- the hisG gene encoding ATP phosphoribosyltransferase: protein MLKIAVPNKGALSESASGMLREAGYAQRSDSKQLTKIDPDNEVEFFYLRPRDIALYVGEGTLDAGITGRDLLLDSHAMATEALQLGFGHSKFRFAARPGTAEKVEDLTGKRIATSYDGVVKRYLAARDIDASVVRLDGAVETSIQLGVADVIADVVETGSTLRNAGLEVFGEVILESEGVMITREGADPGALEVFTRRLQGVLVARAYVMMDYDIRAEKVEQAIALTPGIESPTVSPLHREGWVAVRSMVQRATAQRVMDELYALGARAILTTDIHACRI from the coding sequence ATGCTCAAGATCGCCGTCCCCAACAAGGGGGCCCTGTCCGAGTCTGCCTCGGGCATGCTGCGCGAGGCCGGCTACGCCCAGCGCTCCGACTCCAAGCAGCTCACCAAGATCGACCCCGACAACGAGGTCGAGTTCTTCTACCTGCGCCCGCGCGACATCGCGCTGTACGTCGGCGAGGGCACGCTCGACGCCGGCATCACCGGCCGTGATCTGCTCCTCGACTCGCACGCCATGGCCACCGAGGCGCTCCAGCTCGGCTTCGGCCACTCCAAGTTCCGCTTCGCCGCGCGGCCGGGCACCGCGGAGAAGGTCGAGGACCTGACCGGCAAGCGGATCGCCACGTCGTACGACGGCGTGGTGAAGCGCTACCTCGCCGCGCGGGACATCGACGCGTCCGTGGTCCGCCTCGACGGAGCCGTCGAGACCAGCATCCAGCTCGGCGTGGCCGATGTGATCGCCGACGTCGTCGAGACCGGCAGCACCCTGCGCAACGCCGGCCTGGAGGTCTTCGGCGAGGTCATCCTCGAGTCCGAGGGCGTGATGATCACTCGCGAGGGCGCCGACCCCGGCGCGCTGGAGGTCTTCACCCGCCGGCTGCAGGGCGTCCTCGTGGCGCGGGCCTACGTGATGATGGACTACGACATCCGCGCCGAGAAGGTCGAGCAGGCCATCGCCCTCACCCCCGGCATCGAGAGCCCGACCGTCAGTCCGCTCCACCGCGAGGGCTGGGTCGCGGTCCGCTCCATGGTGCAGCGGGCCACCGCCCAGCGCGTGATGGACGAGCTCTACGCGCTCGGGGCGCGGGCGATCCTCACGACCGACATCCACGCCTGCCGGATCTGA
- a CDS encoding phosphoribosyl-ATP diphosphatase: protein MKTFDELFAELSDKAATRPEGSGTVRALDAGVHAIGKKLIEEAAESWMAAEHEGKDATALEISQLLYHAQVLMIASGLSLDDVYAHL, encoded by the coding sequence GTGAAGACGTTCGACGAGCTGTTCGCAGAGCTCAGCGACAAGGCAGCCACGCGACCCGAGGGATCCGGCACCGTTCGGGCCCTCGACGCGGGCGTCCATGCGATCGGCAAGAAGCTGATCGAGGAGGCCGCCGAGTCCTGGATGGCGGCCGAGCACGAGGGCAAGGACGCCACGGCGCTGGAGATCAGCCAGCTGCTGTACCACGCCCAGGTCCTCATGATCGCGAGCGGACTCTCGCTCGACGACGTCTACGCACACCTCTGA
- the ribH gene encoding 6,7-dimethyl-8-ribityllumazine synthase, translating into MAGHGAPDIAPVDCHDLRVAVVAASWHTEVMDGLIAGAQRAFADHRVEAPVVVRVPGTFELPVTAAVLAPSYDAVVALGVVIRGGTPHFEYVCNAATDGLTRVSLDHHTPIGFGVLTCDTEEQALDRAGLDGSSEDKGYEAASAALQTAATLKRIRSRGYTG; encoded by the coding sequence ATGGCCGGACACGGCGCCCCCGACATCGCTCCCGTCGACTGCCACGACCTGCGCGTCGCGGTCGTGGCGGCCAGCTGGCACACCGAGGTCATGGACGGCCTGATCGCCGGCGCGCAGCGCGCCTTCGCCGACCACCGGGTCGAGGCGCCGGTCGTCGTCCGGGTGCCGGGCACCTTCGAGCTGCCAGTGACGGCAGCCGTCCTCGCGCCGTCGTACGACGCGGTGGTCGCGCTCGGCGTCGTCATCCGCGGCGGCACGCCGCACTTCGAGTACGTCTGCAACGCCGCCACCGACGGTCTCACCCGGGTGTCGCTGGACCACCACACCCCGATCGGCTTCGGCGTGCTGACGTGCGACACCGAGGAGCAGGCGCTGGACCGGGCGGGACTCGACGGCTCGAGCGAGGACAAGGGCTACGAGGCGGCCTCCGCCGCGCTGCAGACCGCCGCGACGCTCAAGCGGATCCGCAGCCGCGGCTACACGGGCTGA
- a CDS encoding bifunctional 3,4-dihydroxy-2-butanone-4-phosphate synthase/GTP cyclohydrolase II yields the protein MSAKVRLDPVERAIADIAAGRAVVVVDDEDRENEGDIIFAASKATPELMAFTIRHSSGVICAPMPGAMLDRLEIPLMTPHNKDAYRTAYTISVDARDGVSTGISAADRAHTVRVLADSATEPWELTRPGHVFPLRYREGGVLVRRGHTEAAVDLCRLAGLTPAGVLVEVVNDDGTMKRAPELRAFADEHDLAMISIEDLVRHRRRVERHVVREAETRLPTSHGDFTAIGYTITVDGSEHVALVYGEPATLGDDGPVLTRVHSECLTGDVFGSSRCDCGPQLNEAMDRIVQEGRGVVVYLRGHEGRGIGLVAKLQAYQLQDGGRDTVDANLDLGLPADARHYGAATQILKDLGVAEVRLLTNNPDKVASLEDYGVHVTERVPLTPHPNGHNLAYLLTKRDRMGHDLPELPDLEGVN from the coding sequence ATGAGCGCGAAGGTCCGGCTGGATCCCGTCGAGCGCGCGATCGCCGACATCGCGGCCGGCAGAGCCGTCGTGGTCGTCGACGACGAGGACCGCGAGAACGAGGGCGACATCATCTTCGCCGCCAGCAAGGCGACCCCCGAGCTGATGGCCTTCACGATCCGCCACTCCAGCGGCGTCATCTGCGCGCCGATGCCGGGCGCCATGCTCGACCGGCTCGAGATCCCGCTCATGACACCTCACAACAAGGACGCCTACCGCACGGCGTACACGATCTCCGTCGATGCGCGCGACGGCGTCAGCACCGGCATCTCCGCGGCCGACCGCGCCCACACCGTGCGGGTCCTGGCCGACTCCGCTACCGAGCCCTGGGAGCTGACCCGGCCCGGCCACGTCTTCCCGCTGCGCTACCGCGAGGGCGGCGTCCTGGTCCGCCGCGGCCACACCGAGGCCGCCGTCGACCTGTGCCGCCTGGCCGGGCTCACGCCGGCCGGTGTGCTCGTGGAGGTCGTCAACGACGACGGCACCATGAAGCGCGCCCCCGAGCTGCGCGCGTTCGCCGACGAGCACGATCTGGCGATGATCTCGATCGAGGACCTGGTCCGCCACCGTCGTCGGGTCGAGCGCCACGTGGTGCGCGAGGCCGAGACCCGGTTGCCCACGAGCCACGGGGACTTCACGGCGATCGGCTACACGATCACCGTCGACGGCAGCGAGCACGTCGCGCTCGTGTACGGCGAGCCGGCGACGCTCGGCGACGACGGCCCGGTCCTGACCCGGGTCCACTCGGAGTGCCTGACCGGTGACGTCTTCGGGTCCAGCCGCTGCGACTGCGGTCCGCAGCTCAACGAGGCGATGGATCGCATCGTGCAGGAGGGCCGCGGTGTGGTGGTCTACCTGCGCGGCCACGAGGGCCGGGGGATCGGCCTGGTCGCCAAGCTGCAGGCCTACCAACTCCAGGACGGCGGCCGCGACACCGTCGACGCCAACCTCGACCTCGGCCTGCCGGCCGACGCCCGCCACTACGGTGCGGCGACCCAGATCCTCAAGGATCTCGGCGTCGCCGAGGTGCGGCTGCTGACCAACAACCCCGACAAGGTCGCCTCGCTCGAGGACTACGGCGTGCACGTCACCGAGCGGGTCCCGCTCACCCCGCACCCCAACGGCCACAACCTCGCCTACCTGCTGACCAAGCGGGACCGGATGGGCCACGACCTGCCCGAGCTGCCCGACCTCGAAGGAGTCAACTGA
- a CDS encoding riboflavin synthase, producing MFTGIVEELGTVVAVEDQGDAIRLTIASDVTLSDAGLGDSIAVNGCCLTVAERTDTTWTADVMAETLAKTSIGGLVAGDRVNLERAVTAEKRLGGHIVQGHVDAMGEVLSRTPSGPGPDKHWEVVEIAMPAGLGRYLVDKGSITVDGISLTVVEAGEASFSISLIPETLARTTLGFRAVGDKVNLEVDVIAKHVEKLLGAYPKEKSA from the coding sequence ATGTTCACCGGCATCGTCGAGGAGCTCGGCACCGTCGTCGCCGTCGAGGACCAGGGGGACGCCATCCGGCTCACCATCGCCTCCGACGTGACGCTGTCCGACGCCGGCCTCGGGGACTCGATCGCTGTCAACGGCTGCTGCCTGACCGTCGCCGAGCGCACCGACACCACCTGGACGGCCGACGTGATGGCCGAGACGCTCGCCAAGACCAGCATCGGCGGCCTGGTCGCCGGCGACCGGGTCAACCTGGAGCGGGCGGTCACCGCCGAGAAGCGTCTCGGCGGCCACATCGTGCAGGGCCATGTCGACGCGATGGGTGAGGTCCTCTCGCGCACGCCGAGCGGGCCCGGACCGGACAAGCACTGGGAGGTCGTCGAGATCGCGATGCCCGCCGGGCTCGGCCGCTATCTCGTCGACAAGGGCTCGATCACCGTCGACGGGATCTCGCTCACGGTCGTCGAGGCCGGCGAGGCCAGCTTCAGCATCAGCCTGATCCCCGAGACCCTCGCCCGCACGACGCTCGGTTTCCGAGCCGTCGGCGACAAGGTCAACCTCGAGGTCGACGTCATCGCCAAGCACGTCGAGAAGCTCCTCGGCGCCTACCCCAAGGAGAAGAGCGCATGA
- the ribD gene encoding bifunctional diaminohydroxyphosphoribosylaminopyrimidine deaminase/5-amino-6-(5-phosphoribosylamino)uracil reductase RibD, producing MAETFTREYDAMRRALALAATPGVPLHPNPRVGCVLLGPDGTLVGEGYHHGAGMPHAEVEALRSAGDRARGATAVVTLEPCNHTGRTGPCAQALIAAGVARVVIAQRDPNPQAAGGMETLRAAGVEVDAGLLADEAAEVNRAWTFAHRTGRPYVTWKFATTLDGRSAASDGTSRWVSSPPARRDTHLLRALCDTMLVGTNTVAVDDPQLTVRDDEDRPLPRGAQPLRVVLGERDLPADRRVFDDAAPTLRLRSHDPEAALRVLYAEHDRHHVFLEGGPTLAAAFVKAGLVDEVVTYVAPMLLGAGRSAVGKLGIRTIADALRLELVDSIVVGAGAEANVRLIMRPTREGTTMGGTA from the coding sequence ATGGCGGAGACCTTCACCCGCGAGTACGACGCGATGCGTCGCGCGCTCGCGCTGGCGGCGACCCCGGGCGTGCCGCTGCATCCCAACCCGCGGGTCGGCTGCGTGCTGCTCGGGCCCGACGGGACGCTCGTCGGCGAGGGCTACCACCACGGCGCGGGGATGCCGCACGCCGAGGTCGAGGCGCTCCGGTCGGCGGGTGACCGGGCCCGCGGTGCTACCGCCGTGGTGACCCTGGAGCCGTGCAACCACACCGGCCGCACCGGCCCCTGCGCCCAGGCGCTGATCGCGGCGGGTGTCGCCCGGGTCGTGATCGCCCAGCGCGACCCCAACCCGCAGGCCGCGGGCGGCATGGAGACGCTCCGCGCGGCGGGGGTCGAGGTGGACGCCGGTCTGCTCGCCGACGAGGCGGCGGAGGTCAACCGCGCGTGGACCTTCGCCCACCGCACGGGCCGCCCGTACGTCACCTGGAAGTTCGCGACCACCCTCGACGGGCGCAGCGCCGCCAGCGACGGCACCTCGCGCTGGGTCTCCTCGCCACCCGCCCGTCGTGACACCCACCTGCTGCGCGCACTGTGCGACACGATGCTCGTCGGCACCAACACCGTCGCTGTCGACGACCCGCAGCTCACGGTGCGCGACGACGAGGACCGGCCCCTGCCGCGTGGGGCCCAGCCACTGCGCGTGGTGCTGGGGGAGCGGGACCTGCCCGCCGACCGGCGTGTCTTCGACGACGCCGCGCCGACGCTCCGTCTGCGCAGCCACGATCCGGAAGCGGCGCTCCGCGTCCTCTACGCCGAGCACGACCGGCACCACGTCTTCCTGGAGGGCGGGCCGACCCTGGCCGCCGCCTTCGTCAAGGCCGGCCTGGTCGACGAGGTCGTCACCTACGTCGCCCCGATGCTCCTCGGCGCCGGCCGCTCGGCCGTCGGGAAGCTCGGAATCCGCACCATCGCCGACGCGTTGCGCCTCGAGCTGGTCGACAGCATCGTCGTCGGCGCGGGTGCCGAGGCCAACGTGCGCCTGATCATGAGACCCACCAGAGAAGGAACCACCATGGGAGGAACGGCCTGA
- a CDS encoding cupin domain-containing protein: MSYPPPLYDGDGEVSAWVRPGSDGPDLVYPNGNRVHYLARGEATGGLFGLYRWEFSEAVSGPSPHFHRSIAESFYVLEGEVRIHTGSAWTTARPGDFLHVPPGGIHGFRNESGAPASMLLHFAPGAPREAYFEGLDRLARGEEWTPEEYDAFMREHDNIWVEE; this comes from the coding sequence ATGTCGTATCCCCCACCGCTGTACGACGGCGACGGCGAGGTCTCGGCCTGGGTCCGTCCCGGCTCCGACGGCCCCGACCTCGTCTACCCCAACGGCAACCGGGTCCACTACCTCGCACGGGGCGAGGCCACCGGCGGGCTGTTCGGGCTCTACCGCTGGGAGTTCTCCGAGGCAGTCAGCGGCCCGAGCCCGCACTTCCACCGCAGCATCGCGGAGTCGTTCTACGTCCTCGAGGGCGAGGTCAGGATCCACACCGGCTCCGCGTGGACGACCGCGCGGCCGGGCGACTTCCTGCACGTCCCACCCGGTGGCATCCACGGCTTCCGCAACGAGTCCGGCGCCCCGGCGTCGATGCTGCTGCACTTCGCGCCGGGCGCGCCGCGCGAGGCGTACTTCGAGGGCCTCGACCGGCTCGCCCGCGGCGAGGAATGGACCCCCGAGGAGTACGACGCGTTCATGCGGGAGCACGACAACATCTGGGTCGAGGAGTAG
- a CDS encoding HNH endonuclease, giving the protein MDLATDARSTAVLLSRVGERIRSRETLIVEEWEDITAWASDHVIAGPKGGATITEGYLDTGVPIAGPGAPLVSEFALMELVAVLGRSPDGGKAYVGRVIECAWRLPNVYNAVTSGRLAPWRAERIADLTHPLSAEAAAFVDRQLWDASGVGWAQLERLVAEAVLRFDPERAETERRKAADARRFDISETDEHGLVHLDGLLDAADGHDLNLAVSRRAEVLGRLGDESSLDVRRSKAAAELARQDLALDLLIPDPDTGEVVDTVPGRKVVLNVHVTDTTLTGQNPFANPVGRWEEGRCPITSAQIRKWLQSKNTTIIVRPVIDLADHLPVGSYEIPDRHRTRVVLRDQTCRFPHCTRPAQACDLDHTRPHAEGGPTCTCNEVALCRRHHRAKTHSTWHYDIPMPATYVWTSPHGHRFRVDHRGTHPIQSTSPPDE; this is encoded by the coding sequence ATGGATCTCGCCACCGACGCCCGTTCGACAGCAGTGTTGCTGTCGCGTGTCGGTGAGCGGATCCGGTCCCGCGAGACGTTGATCGTCGAGGAGTGGGAGGACATCACCGCCTGGGCCAGCGACCACGTGATCGCCGGGCCCAAAGGGGGCGCGACCATCACCGAGGGCTACCTCGACACCGGGGTCCCGATCGCCGGGCCCGGTGCACCGTTGGTGTCGGAGTTCGCGTTGATGGAACTCGTCGCGGTCCTCGGACGCTCCCCGGACGGTGGGAAGGCGTACGTCGGGCGAGTGATCGAGTGCGCCTGGCGACTCCCGAACGTCTACAACGCCGTCACCTCGGGCCGGTTGGCGCCGTGGCGGGCCGAACGGATCGCCGACCTCACCCACCCCCTCTCGGCCGAGGCAGCCGCATTCGTGGACCGGCAGCTCTGGGATGCCTCCGGCGTCGGGTGGGCCCAACTCGAGAGGTTGGTCGCCGAGGCCGTGCTGCGGTTCGACCCCGAACGTGCAGAGACCGAACGACGCAAGGCCGCCGACGCTCGTCGGTTCGACATCAGCGAGACCGACGAGCACGGGCTGGTCCACCTCGACGGCCTCCTCGACGCTGCCGACGGGCACGACCTGAACCTGGCGGTGTCTCGGCGGGCCGAGGTCCTCGGGCGGCTGGGCGACGAGTCGTCGCTGGATGTGCGCCGCTCCAAGGCCGCCGCCGAGCTCGCGAGGCAGGACCTCGCCCTCGACCTGCTCATCCCCGACCCCGACACCGGAGAAGTCGTCGACACGGTCCCTGGTCGCAAGGTGGTCCTCAACGTCCACGTCACCGACACCACCCTCACCGGCCAGAACCCGTTCGCGAACCCGGTCGGCCGGTGGGAGGAAGGCCGCTGCCCGATCACCTCCGCGCAGATCCGGAAATGGCTGCAGTCCAAGAACACGACCATCATCGTGCGACCCGTGATCGACCTGGCCGACCATCTCCCCGTCGGCTCCTACGAGATCCCCGACCGCCACCGCACCCGGGTGGTCCTGCGGGACCAGACGTGTCGGTTCCCGCACTGCACCCGACCCGCCCAAGCCTGCGACCTCGACCACACCCGCCCCCACGCCGAGGGTGGTCCCACCTGCACCTGCAACGAGGTCGCGTTGTGCCGACGGCACCACCGCGCCAAGACCCACTCCACCTGGCACTACGACATCCCGATGCCGGCCACCTACGTGTGGACCAGCCCCCACGGCCACCGGTTCCGGGTCGACCACCGCGGCACCCACCCTATCCAGAGCACCTCGCCACCCGACGAGTAG